A stretch of Henckelia pumila isolate YLH828 chromosome 4, ASM3356847v2, whole genome shotgun sequence DNA encodes these proteins:
- the LOC140863972 gene encoding LRR receptor-like serine/threonine-protein kinase FEI 1: protein MKVGALVLLFSAALATTLLRECSLALSPDGIALLEVKNSLNDSKNFLRNWNDSDDFPCQWIGISCDTQDSRVISINLPYMQFEGIISPSIGKLNRLQRLALHQNSLHGFIPYEIANCSELRALYLRANYFQGGIPSNIGNLSLLTILDLSSNTLRGAIPSSLGRLTRLKYLNLSTNFLSGEIPEVGVLSKFGNTSYTGNLDLCGQQVDKPCRTSLGFPAVLPHAASDEAVVPKGRSSHFIKGAVIGAISALGLAFILLFGFLWIWLLSKKERAIKRYTEVKKQVYKEPSAKLITFHGDLPYTSCELVEKIESLNEEDIVGAGGFGTVYRMVMNDCGTFAVKKIDRTREGSDQVFERELEILGSVKHINLVNLRGYCRLPTAKLLIYDYLSMGSLDDFLHEEYWVENRSLNWGARLRIATGSARGLAYLHHDCCPKIVHRDIKSSNILLDENLEPRVSDFGLAKLLVDEDAHVTTVVAGTFGYLAPEYLQSGRATEKSDVYSFGVLLLELITGKRPTDPTFVRRGLNVVGWMNTLLRENRLDDIVDKKCTDADVETVEAIVDIAAQCTDANPDDRPSMQQVLQFLEQEVMSPCMSEFEESHSDKS, encoded by the exons ATGAAAGTAGGTGCTTTGGTTTTGCTCTTCTCAGCTGCTTTGGCAACAACCCTTTTGAGAGAATGCTCGTTAGCTCTCTCTCCAGATG gGATTGCATTGTTGGAAGTGAAGAACAGTTTGAATGACAGCAAGAATTTTCTGAGAAACTGGAACGATTCTGATGATTTTCCTTGTCAATGGATTGGTATTTCTTGTGACACTCAAGATTCAAGAGTAATATCCAT AAACTTGCCATATATGCAGTTTGAAGGAATTATATCTCCTAGCATTGGTAAACTCAATCGATTACAGAGATT GGCACTTCACCAGAATAGTCTGCATGGGTTTATTCCCTATGAAATTGCAAATTGTTCCGAACTCAGAGCTCT ATATCTCCGGGCTAACTATTTTCAAGGAGGCATACCCTCGAATATTGGAAACCTTTCTCTATTGACTATATT GGATTTGTCTAGCAATACACTTAGGGGTGCCATACCTTCTTCGCTGGGACGTTTAACCAGATTGAAGTATCT GAACTTGTCTACAAACTTCTTGTCAGGTGAAATCCCCGAAGTTGGAGTGCTAAGCAAGTTTGGAAACACGTC GTATACTGGCAACTTAGATCTCTGTGGCCAACAAGTGGACAAGCCATGCCGAACCTCACTAGGATTCCCTGCTGTATTGCCTCATGCTGCCAGTGATGAAGCAGTAG TACCTAAGGGACGATCCTCCCACTTCATCAAAGGAGCCGTGATCGGGGCAATATCTGCATTAGGGCTTGCGTTTATTTTGCTCTTTGGCTTTCTCTGGATTTGGTTGCTGTCAAAGAAAGAAAGGGCTATTAAGAGATACACCGAAGTGAAGAAGCAAGTCTACAAAGAACCAA GTGCCAAGCTTATCACCTTCCATGGTGATCTTCCATACACTTCTTGTGAGCTAGTAGAAAAAATCGAATCCCTTAACGAAGAGGATATTGTTGGTGCTGGAGGATTTGGGACTGTGTATAGAATGGTTATGAACGATTGTGGAACTTTTGCTGTCAAGAAAATCGATCGTACACGAGAAGGTTCAGACCAAGTTTTCGAGAGGGAGCTGGAAATCTTGGGTAGCGTCAAGCACATTAACCTAGTCAACCTCAGAGGTTACTGTAGGCTTCCCACAGCAAAACTTCTGATCTACGACTATTTATCCATGGGTAGCTTAGACGATTTCTTGCATG AAGAATATTGGGTAGAGAACAGATCCTTGAATTGGGGTGCTCGATTAAGAATCGCCACCGGTTCTGCAAGAGGATTAGCTTACCTGCATCATGATTGCTGCCCTAAAATAGTTCATCGTGATATAAAGTCTAGCAACATACTACTCGACGAGAACCTTGAGCCTCGTGTTTCGGACTTTGGTCTTGCCAAACTGTTGGTCGATGAGGATGCTCATGTCACAACTGTTGTTGCAGGAACATTTGGTTATCTGGCTCCAG AATATCTGCAGAGTGGAAGAGCCACAGAGAAGTCGGATGTCTACAGCTTCGGCGTCTTACTGCTAGAACTCATAACAGGAAAACGCCCCACTGATCCGACCTTTGTCAGGCGTGGACTAAATGTTGTTGGTTGG ATGAACACCCTTTTGAGAGAGAATCGATTGGATGACATAGTGGATAAAAAGTGCACTGATGCAGATGTAGAGACAGTCGAGGCAATCGTAGATATAGCAGCACAATGCACTGATGCAAATCCAGATGACCGACCCTCGATGCAACAAGTACTGCAGTTCTTGGAGCAAGAGGTTATGTCACCTTGTATGAGTGAGTTTGAGGAGTCTCATTCTGATAAATCTTGA
- the LOC140865514 gene encoding uncharacterized protein, producing the protein MADWITGDAKKQTQKRKNPGIDRGLDPILAKSRANSSSGSGTMVSFGGVGVNKSRNSYLYSRDQEEIIDEVFDEYFNQKEKKCRLSIDQIQFLERSFEADNKLEPERKIQLAKELDVQPRQIAVWFQNRRARCKTKQLETDYETLLASYDSLKTDYDNLLNQNEKLKMEVLHLKENVTVGCNEKQNSRIFDPEEFSGILIERHQESNVSAVGNMNKNHSSARSDVTDTISPCFSNMISSPLTESGDSSHAFEPDGSEFSPSVYCHSPANSSYLVFPAEEHGFSFWY; encoded by the exons ATGGCGGATTGGATCACCGGTGATGCGAAGAAGCAGACGCAGAAACGCAAGAATCCTGGTATCGATCGGGGTCTCGATCCAATCCTCGCTAAATCGCGTGCAAACTCGTCTTCTG GATCCGGTACCATGGTTAGTTTTGGAGGTGTTGGGGTGAACAAATCAAGAAACTCGTATCTTTACTCCCGTGACCAAGAAGAGATCATAGATGAAGTTTTCGATGAGTATTTTAACCAAAAAGAGAAAAAGTGTCGCCTCTCGATCGACCAAATTCAGTTTCTTGAGAGAAGTTTTGAAGCAGATAACAAACTCGAACCGGAAAGAAAGATCCAGCTAGCAAAAGAGCTCGATGTGCAGCCTAGACAGATTGCAGTATGGTTTCAGAACCGTCGAGCACGTTGCAAGACAAAGCAGCTGGAAACAGATTATGAGACGTTGCTTGCAAGCTATGATAGCCTGAAAACTGACTATGATAACCTTCTCAACCAAAATGAGAAACTAAAAATGGAG GTTCTACACCTTAAAGAGAACGTGACTGTTGGATGTAATGAGAAGCAAAACTCACGAATTTTCGACCCTGAAGAATTTTCTGGAATTCTGATCGAAAGACACCAAGAATCCAATGTGTCAGCAGTTGGTAATATGAACAAGAACCATAGCTCAGCCAGAAGTGATGTAACAGATACCATTAGTCCATGTTTCTCGAATATGATCAGTTCACCTCTCACGGAATCTGGTGATTCTTCACATGCTTTTGAGCCTGATGGGTCGGAATTTTCTCCAAGCGTGTACTGCCACTCGCCTGCAAATTCCAGCTACCTCGTGTTTCCAGCCGAGGAACATGGCTTTAGTTTCTGGTACTGA